From Cellulosimicrobium cellulans, the proteins below share one genomic window:
- a CDS encoding acylphosphatase, which yields MTGAPDAPVVVRAVVHGRVQGVGFRWATRERLTVLGLDGAATNRPDGTVEVVATGPRDAVDRLVAWLRDGPTPGRVTRVDVDPGGV from the coding sequence GTGACGGGGGCGCCCGACGCGCCGGTCGTCGTGCGCGCCGTCGTGCACGGTCGCGTGCAGGGCGTCGGGTTCCGCTGGGCGACGCGCGAGCGGCTCACCGTGCTGGGCCTCGACGGGGCGGCGACGAACCGTCCCGACGGCACGGTCGAGGTGGTCGCCACCGGGCCGCGGGACGCGGTCGACCGGCTCGTGGCGTGGCTGCGCGACGGCCCGACGCCGGGCCGCGTCACCCGGGTGGACGTCGACCCGGGCGGGGTCTGA
- a CDS encoding serine/threonine-protein kinase, with translation MPGPEQSVLAAATDDDTHPSPPSPAPLPRRPVRQVPASGDRRGPFTLGEVLGHGGFAHVYRATDADGTEVAVKVLTGLQEGSRERFTQEARLLEAVGGRGFPAFVRSGLDDDQPWFAMELVPGTTLREQVRATGPLDGRQALRLASHVAEALLVLQEQHCVHRDLKPANIMVDGDRAVLIDLGIAKLFDTATSTQPVGTLAYMAPELFARRVHPRSDVYALGLLLIFASTGVVPADLNFLGRDLEAEDLVREVPDDLVGVPDGMEVAPSSADLSEIDAHLQDLILSMTRYQPNHRPALESVVAVLRARLAGEAADDTLLLTQRIVADGATAAERALGPVAGLGAATGAPVRGVRPVDVGAVGTDLDAGPGAASGRDAARAREPWHALVYDATLMSVLSEVHGDGFDGAASEVIADHVASIGAHVADGRTPAELKDWLWQAMQWQAATPPAGHPDTLRGWRAYRRPPHVVPGGPEPEGHGARLRTDEPDALPARGAAGGRAWPVPVRRVSTLGRPPATSSAADPTPAAVVRTRVLDSPDLVATQVGRPVPPSVPPRRSPVQHLGPTPRTGRPRITGAAVTSAPAPQPSIAQQNAPTFPAAPPRGAAPASAPASPSTASSAPRSRSAASSTGHRSRVGGVLLRALPLLLAVLAVLRTLWLVPDGAARQSEPFVPLPPQLLESLRVSVDLAPLVDGPVLALAALAVAVVLRVAGLRTRTWPYTLVACASVVTTVVLVLRG, from the coding sequence ATGCCCGGCCCCGAGCAGTCCGTCCTCGCGGCGGCGACCGACGACGACACCCACCCGAGCCCGCCGTCGCCCGCGCCGCTGCCCCGGCGACCCGTCCGTCAGGTGCCCGCGAGCGGTGACCGCCGAGGCCCGTTCACCCTGGGCGAGGTGCTCGGGCACGGCGGGTTCGCGCACGTCTACCGCGCCACGGACGCGGACGGCACGGAGGTCGCCGTGAAGGTGCTCACGGGACTGCAGGAGGGCTCCCGCGAGCGCTTCACGCAGGAGGCGCGGCTGTTGGAGGCCGTGGGCGGGCGCGGCTTCCCCGCGTTCGTGCGCTCGGGCCTGGACGACGACCAGCCGTGGTTCGCCATGGAGCTCGTTCCGGGCACCACGCTGCGCGAGCAGGTCCGCGCGACGGGGCCGCTGGACGGGCGCCAGGCGCTGCGGCTGGCCTCGCACGTCGCGGAGGCGCTGCTCGTGCTCCAGGAGCAGCACTGCGTGCACCGCGACCTGAAGCCCGCCAACATCATGGTCGACGGCGACCGCGCGGTCCTCATCGACCTCGGCATCGCCAAGCTGTTCGACACGGCGACGTCCACCCAGCCGGTCGGGACGCTCGCGTACATGGCGCCGGAGCTGTTCGCCCGCCGCGTGCACCCCCGCTCGGACGTGTACGCGCTCGGCCTGCTGCTGATCTTCGCGAGCACGGGCGTCGTGCCGGCGGACCTGAACTTCCTCGGTCGCGACCTCGAGGCCGAGGACCTCGTCCGCGAGGTGCCGGACGACCTCGTCGGGGTCCCGGACGGGATGGAGGTCGCCCCGTCCTCGGCCGACCTGTCGGAGATCGACGCGCACCTGCAGGACCTGATCCTGTCGATGACCCGCTACCAGCCGAACCACCGCCCCGCGCTGGAGAGCGTGGTCGCGGTGCTCCGCGCCCGGCTCGCCGGGGAGGCCGCCGACGACACCCTGCTCCTCACGCAGCGGATCGTGGCGGACGGCGCCACCGCGGCGGAGCGCGCGCTCGGTCCCGTCGCCGGGCTGGGCGCCGCGACCGGCGCACCCGTCCGGGGTGTGCGGCCGGTCGACGTCGGCGCGGTCGGCACGGACCTCGACGCGGGCCCCGGCGCGGCGTCCGGGCGGGACGCCGCCCGCGCCCGGGAGCCGTGGCACGCGCTCGTCTACGACGCCACGCTCATGAGCGTGCTCTCCGAGGTGCACGGCGACGGGTTCGACGGCGCGGCCTCCGAGGTCATCGCCGACCACGTGGCGAGCATCGGCGCGCACGTCGCCGACGGCCGGACCCCCGCCGAGCTCAAGGACTGGCTCTGGCAGGCGATGCAATGGCAGGCCGCCACCCCTCCGGCCGGGCACCCGGACACCCTGCGCGGGTGGCGGGCGTACCGTCGCCCGCCGCACGTGGTGCCGGGCGGGCCCGAGCCCGAGGGCCACGGCGCCCGGCTGCGCACGGACGAGCCCGACGCTCTCCCCGCGCGCGGCGCCGCGGGCGGACGCGCCTGGCCGGTGCCCGTCCGGCGGGTCTCCACGCTGGGCCGGCCGCCGGCGACGTCGTCCGCGGCAGACCCGACGCCCGCGGCCGTCGTGCGCACGCGGGTCCTGGACTCCCCCGACCTCGTCGCCACCCAGGTCGGGCGACCCGTCCCGCCGTCGGTCCCACCACGCCGGAGCCCCGTCCAGCACCTCGGGCCGACGCCGCGGACGGGCCGGCCGCGCATCACGGGTGCGGCCGTCACGAGCGCTCCGGCCCCGCAACCCTCGATCGCGCAGCAGAACGCTCCCACGTTCCCCGCGGCCCCGCCGCGGGGGGCAGCCCCGGCGTCCGCGCCGGCGTCCCCGTCCACGGCGTCGTCGGCGCCACGGTCGCGCTCCGCCGCGTCGTCGACCGGGCACCGGTCCCGGGTCGGGGGCGTGCTCCTGCGCGCGCTGCCGCTCCTGCTCGCGGTCCTGGCGGTGCTGCGCACGCTGTGGCTCGTGCCCGACGGCGCGGCCCGGCAGAGCGAGCCCTTCGTCCCCCTGCCGCCGCAGCTCCTGGAGTCCCTCCGCGTCTCGGTCGACCTGGCCCCGCTCGTCGACGGTCCCGTGCTCGCCCTGGCGGCGCTCGCGGTGGCCGTGGTGCTGCGCGTCGCCGGGCTGCGCACGCGGACGTGGCCGTACACGCTCGTCGCGTGCGCGTCCGTCGTGACCACGGTGGTGCTCGTCCTGCGCGGCTGA
- a CDS encoding amino acid ABC transporter ATP-binding protein: MSGVVLPSGATPQDAGADHLLSLRGVRKTFPAPGVPGGRRVVLDGIDLDVDAHRCVVLVGSSGSGKSTLLRVVNLLDEVDDGQILLDGEDVADPRLDANRVRARMGMVFQAYNLFPHLTVLDNVTLAPRLVHRRARAEAEAAAVEMLGRVGLGHKVTAYPDQLSGGEQQRAAIARALVNGPELLLLDEVTSALDPELVGEVLDLLAELRAEGRTMLVATHEMGFARRVADEVCFLHEGRVHERGTPEQVLGDPQRERTRAFLRRLHA; this comes from the coding sequence ATGAGCGGGGTCGTCCTGCCCTCCGGCGCGACCCCGCAGGACGCGGGCGCTGACCACCTGCTCTCGCTGCGCGGCGTCCGCAAGACCTTCCCGGCACCCGGCGTCCCGGGCGGGCGGCGGGTCGTGCTCGACGGCATCGACCTCGACGTCGACGCGCACCGGTGCGTCGTGCTCGTCGGGTCGTCCGGCTCGGGCAAGTCGACGCTCCTGCGCGTGGTCAACCTCCTCGACGAGGTCGACGACGGGCAGATCCTGCTCGACGGTGAGGACGTCGCCGACCCGCGCCTCGACGCCAACCGGGTCCGCGCGCGCATGGGGATGGTCTTCCAGGCGTACAACCTCTTCCCGCACCTCACCGTGCTCGACAACGTGACGCTCGCGCCGCGCCTCGTGCACCGGCGGGCGCGTGCGGAGGCGGAGGCGGCGGCCGTCGAGATGCTGGGCCGGGTCGGCCTGGGGCACAAGGTGACCGCGTACCCCGATCAGCTCTCGGGCGGCGAGCAGCAGCGGGCCGCCATCGCGCGAGCCCTCGTCAACGGGCCCGAGCTGCTCCTGCTCGACGAGGTGACCTCGGCGCTCGACCCCGAGCTCGTCGGCGAGGTCCTCGACCTGCTCGCCGAGCTGCGGGCCGAGGGACGCACGATGCTCGTCGCGACGCACGAGATGGGCTTCGCCCGCCGCGTCGCCGACGAGGTCTGCTTCCTCCACGAGGGCCGCGTCCACGAGCGCGGCACCCCCGAGCAGGTGCTCGGCGACCCGCAGCGCGAGCGCACCCGCGCGTTCCTCCGCCGCCTCCACGCCTGA
- a CDS encoding hemerythrin domain-containing protein yields the protein MARRAGPDTAPLADLLVWCRGFCTALTRHHTAEDAVLFPELERRHPDLADVLRRLRQDHGMIAYLVADLEHALDRAADPEASRDAVGRHLDGVGAIMESHFRYEERALGEVLAALDLGASRDDVLGPL from the coding sequence GTGGCGCGGAGGGCCGGCCCCGACACGGCGCCCCTCGCGGACCTGCTCGTGTGGTGCCGCGGGTTCTGCACCGCGCTGACCCGGCACCACACGGCCGAGGACGCGGTGCTCTTCCCCGAGCTGGAGCGTCGCCACCCGGACCTGGCCGACGTGCTGCGGCGCCTGCGCCAGGACCACGGCATGATCGCGTACCTCGTCGCCGACCTCGAGCACGCGCTCGACCGGGCGGCGGACCCCGAGGCGTCGCGTGACGCCGTCGGGCGCCACCTCGACGGGGTGGGCGCGATCATGGAGTCGCACTTCCGGTACGAGGAGCGGGCGCTCGGCGAGGTCCTCGCTGCGCTCGACCTCGGGGCGTCGCGCGACGACGTGCTCGGGCCGCTCTGA
- a CDS encoding dsRBD fold-containing protein yields the protein MRASVGDRIVTASGVVGGAVRDGVVVELRHEDGSPPYLVEWTDTGERTLVYPGSDSYVEHVPGAETGGGTGTTKVWRVQVSVVESEGRTTAEAVLVAEAPGHVRTVGRARRDPHDLDVPLIGDEIAVGRALRRLADRLLDDAESDIESSTGVPAHVHL from the coding sequence ATGAGGGCATCGGTCGGGGACAGGATCGTGACCGCCTCGGGGGTCGTCGGCGGAGCGGTGCGCGACGGGGTGGTGGTCGAGCTGCGGCACGAGGACGGGTCGCCCCCGTACCTCGTCGAGTGGACCGACACGGGGGAGCGCACGCTCGTCTACCCGGGGTCGGACAGCTACGTCGAGCACGTGCCCGGGGCGGAGACCGGGGGCGGGACCGGCACGACGAAGGTGTGGCGCGTACAGGTGAGCGTCGTCGAGTCGGAGGGTCGTACGACGGCGGAGGCCGTGCTGGTCGCGGAGGCGCCCGGCCACGTCCGGACGGTCGGGCGCGCACGCCGTGACCCGCACGACCTGGACGTCCCGCTCATCGGCGACGAGATCGCGGTCGGGCGCGCGCTGCGGCGGCTCGCGGACCGGCTGCTGGACGACGCCGAGTCGGACATCGAGTCGTCGACGGGCGTCCCGGCGCACGTGCACCTGTGA
- a CDS encoding thioredoxin domain-containing protein encodes MVNRLADAVSPYLRQHADNPVDWYPWGAEAFDEARRRDVPVMVSVGYATCHWCHVMARESFSDPAIGALLARGFVAVKVDREEHPDVDASLLAAASAFTSDLGWPLTVFTTPDGAPFYAGTYWPPVPVAGRPAFRDVLDAVAQAWELRRDQAVETGETVRAALRDAAAGRRTGVPRAAATTVAAPGEAGAPSGADDGPVGRLADHARTVVDRLEAAEDRVHGGFGGAPKFPVAPTLELLLDVAASSVVDPEVARRALVLAGRTVDAMAASPLRDVDGGFFRYATRPDWSEPHYERMLYDNAQLLSAATTLAVLRRTGPVDGPLRTPAPAPGTPDPGEGAARVAADVGRFLLRVLRLADGAFASAQDSESVVDGERVEGGYYLLPPAGRARHEPPRLDTKVLTGWNGLAIEALARAGHHLDLPDLTDAARAAADRLLATHVRSDGTLVRASEGGVVSGAVATLEDHGALATALLVLGGLTGEARYVREAVRLVDATVGADGELRPPQGTDPVLTDLGLAAGAAADASEGAVPSGTTAAARAALLAHLATGEPRYRDAARAHVAASPTASEHPLGAAGVLRVAVGLAEPPHQLVLVADPEQREAFRQVARDWYHPNGLLLAATPGDAAALAVDGVGLLAGRGPGAYLCADFVCHLPAQDAEALRLQLGG; translated from the coding sequence ATGGTCAACCGCCTCGCCGACGCCGTGAGCCCGTACCTGCGTCAGCACGCCGACAACCCCGTCGACTGGTACCCGTGGGGCGCCGAGGCGTTCGACGAGGCACGCCGCCGCGACGTGCCCGTGATGGTGTCGGTCGGGTACGCGACGTGCCACTGGTGCCACGTCATGGCGCGCGAGAGCTTCTCCGACCCCGCGATCGGCGCGCTGCTCGCGCGCGGCTTCGTGGCCGTGAAGGTCGACCGCGAGGAGCACCCCGACGTCGACGCGAGCCTCCTCGCCGCCGCGAGCGCGTTCACGTCCGACCTGGGCTGGCCGCTCACCGTGTTCACGACGCCGGACGGCGCCCCGTTCTACGCGGGCACCTACTGGCCGCCGGTCCCCGTGGCGGGGCGGCCCGCGTTCCGGGACGTGCTCGACGCCGTCGCGCAGGCCTGGGAGCTGCGGCGCGACCAGGCCGTCGAGACGGGGGAGACCGTCCGTGCGGCGCTCCGGGACGCGGCCGCGGGGCGGCGCACGGGCGTCCCGCGCGCCGCGGCGACGACGGTCGCCGCCCCGGGGGAGGCCGGCGCACCCTCCGGGGCCGACGACGGTCCGGTCGGGCGGCTCGCCGACCACGCGCGGACGGTCGTCGACCGGCTGGAGGCCGCGGAGGACCGCGTGCACGGCGGGTTCGGCGGCGCGCCGAAGTTCCCCGTCGCGCCCACGCTCGAGCTCCTCCTCGACGTGGCGGCGTCGTCGGTCGTGGACCCCGAGGTCGCGCGGCGCGCGCTCGTCCTGGCCGGGCGCACGGTCGACGCGATGGCCGCGAGCCCGCTGCGCGACGTCGACGGCGGGTTCTTCCGGTACGCGACCCGGCCCGACTGGTCGGAGCCGCACTACGAGCGAATGCTCTACGACAACGCGCAGCTCCTCTCGGCCGCGACGACCCTCGCCGTGCTCCGCCGCACGGGGCCGGTGGACGGCCCGCTCCGCACGCCCGCTCCCGCCCCCGGCACCCCGGACCCGGGCGAGGGCGCCGCACGGGTCGCGGCCGACGTCGGGCGCTTCCTCCTGCGCGTGCTGCGCCTCGCGGACGGCGCGTTCGCGAGCGCGCAGGACTCCGAGTCGGTCGTCGACGGCGAGCGCGTCGAGGGCGGCTACTACCTGCTGCCGCCCGCCGGGCGCGCGCGCCACGAGCCGCCCCGGCTCGACACCAAGGTGCTCACCGGCTGGAACGGTCTCGCGATCGAGGCGCTCGCGCGCGCCGGCCACCACCTCGACCTGCCCGACCTCACCGACGCGGCGCGGGCCGCCGCCGACCGGCTCCTCGCGACGCACGTGCGGTCCGACGGGACGCTCGTGCGGGCCTCGGAGGGCGGCGTCGTGTCAGGCGCCGTCGCGACGCTCGAGGACCACGGCGCGCTCGCGACCGCGCTCCTCGTCCTCGGCGGCCTGACGGGAGAGGCCCGGTACGTGCGCGAGGCCGTGCGCCTCGTCGACGCGACCGTCGGCGCGGACGGCGAGCTCCGGCCCCCGCAGGGCACGGACCCCGTGCTCACCGACCTCGGGCTCGCGGCGGGCGCCGCCGCGGACGCGTCGGAGGGCGCCGTACCGTCCGGCACGACGGCCGCCGCGCGGGCCGCGCTGCTCGCCCACCTCGCGACCGGCGAGCCGCGCTACCGGGACGCCGCCCGCGCGCACGTCGCCGCGTCCCCGACGGCGAGCGAGCACCCGCTCGGCGCGGCCGGGGTGCTGCGGGTCGCCGTCGGGCTCGCCGAGCCACCCCACCAGCTCGTGCTCGTCGCAGACCCGGAGCAGCGCGAGGCGTTCCGGCAGGTCGCGCGGGACTGGTACCACCCGAACGGCCTGCTGCTCGCCGCGACGCCCGGCGACGCCGCGGCTCTCGCCGTCGACGGCGTCGGACTGCTCGCCGGTCGCGGACCCGGCGCGTACCTGTGCGCGGACTTCGTGTGCCACCTCCCAGCTCAGGACGCCGAGGCGCTCCGGCTCCAGCTCGGCGGGTAG